One Urechidicola croceus genomic window, CCGGTAATTATGATAACACGAATCGACTTATCTTCATCGGCAGTAACAAATGCTTTGTGTAATTCTTCAATAGTTTCTTTATTGAGCGCATTTAATTTGTTTGGTCTATTAATAGTAATTGTCAAAATTTTTCCTTCTTGACCTAATAAAATATTATTGTATTTCATTTGTTGATTTTTTGAAAATTATTTTTTTGGTAATGTAATAGTAAATACGGTTCCTGAATCTTCATCAGAAATAAATGATATAACTCCTCCGTAGGCTTCAATAATATTTTTAACCATTGGTAAACCTAATCCCATTCCGCTTGTTTTAGTAGTGAACTTTGGTTCAAATACTTTGTTTTTTAATTCATCTGAAATGCCTTTTCCATTGTCTGAAACAGAAATCACAACATCATTTCCTTTGTCAAGAACTGTAACCTTTACAGATGGATTATCAATATCTACCATTGCTTGAATGGAATTTTTAATAAGATTTGTTACAACCCTAGTAATTTGCATTTTATCCAAATTAGCAACGATATTTTTACCTTCAGAGTCAAAAGAAATATAAGGTTCTGTAAAAATTTCAGTGGCAAGTTTTACAACATCAACAACATTTATTTTTTCGCGTTTTTGAGTTGGCATTTTTGCAAAATCAGAAAAAGCAGATGCTATTGAACTCATCACGTCAATTTGCTGAATCATAGTTTTACTAAATTCCTTTAATTTATGAGTAATCATTGGATCTTCTGGATCAAATTTTCTTTCAAACATTTGCACTGTTAATCTCATTGGTGTCAACGGATTTTTAATTTCATGTGCTACTTGTTTTGCCATTTCTCTCCACGCTTCTTCTCGCTCACTTTGTGCTAGTTTTACAGCACTTTCTTCAAGATCATCAACCATACTATTGTATGATTCAACCAAACTATAAATTTCTTTACTTGCATCTTTTAAAGAAATTTTTTCATTCCGCTTTAATAGTCTAGTTTCACTCATTTTATCACTTACGGTTTTTATTGATCGAGTTATATAACTAGATATAAAATAGGCTAAAACCATACCCACAATAAAAATCAGTAAAAACCCCAATGCTAATCTTGATAAAAACTCGCTCAATTCTCTATCTTGATCAGAACTATCTTCTAAATATGGTAAATGTAGAATTCCTATTGGTCTATAATTGTGATTTACAATATATGTGTAAGATGATTGATATTCTTTATCATCTTTTTTCTCTCTTTTTACATATCTATGATCGGTTGTATTGGCAAGAATATCTAATATATTTTTATCAATTTTTCGAACAACCGTATCATTAGTAAAATCACGATTTGACGAAATACTAAAATTACCGTCTAAATCATAAATTTCGATTTCTAAATTATGTATTCTTGAAATGTCAAATATTTTATTCTGATAAAGAAAAATATATCGAAGTTTTGAAGGTACAATTTCATACGTTGTATTATTCAACTCAACAGTAATATGATTTCTTATAGCTGTTTCTTTACGTTCTAACCTTCCGGTATTGTATTCTTCTGCTTGCTCGTGATACTGAATTATAGTAACTATTGCTATCAAAATAGAGGCAATTATTATCAATGCAACCATTGATAAAAAGACACGATTTTGTAAAGAAAGTTTTGTTCTATTCATTGCTTAAAATTATAATAACTAGCAAAAAAGATACCATATTATTGCTTATTGGTGTATTTCAATTTAAAATAAATAACCAGTGTAACTAAAATTGCCGTAACTAAATTGGCTAAAGCAACCGAAATACTATTTACATATATTCCGTAAATGAACCATAAAATGATTCCTAATAACAAAATAAGATACATGGTTAAAGATATGTTTTCAACCGATTTCGTTTTCCATGCTTTTAAAACTTGAGGTATAAATGATGCCGTAGTTAAAGTTGCTGCAACTAATCCTAAAATTTCAATATTTGGAATCATTCATAAGAATTTATAGTTGTAAAAATAAATAAAAAAACCTCATTCGTTTAATCGAATGAGGTTTTATATTGTTTTGTCATTTCACTATATTTATACAGCAAATGCTTCTGATATTTCTTTTAAAATAATTTCACCATTTACAATATTAACACCTTTGCTCAACCCTTTGTTCTCATCACAAGCTCTCTCCCATCCTTTATTTGCAATTTGTAATACATATGGCAATGTAACATTAGTTAAGGCAATTGTAGAAGTGTAAGGAACTGCTCCTGGCATATTCGCCACACAATAATGAACAACTTCATCAATGATATACGTTGGATTTTCGTGAGTTGTCGGTTTTGTTGTTTCAATACATCCTCCTTGATCTACTGCTACATCAACTAATACTGTTCCTGATTGCATGTCTTTCAACATATCTCTTGTAATTAAGTTGGGTGCTTTCGCTCCTGGAATTAACACTCCACCAACAATTAAATCAGCAGTTTTAATATGCTCTCTAATATTATATTCGTTTGAAAATTCGGTGATTACATTATTAGGCAAAATATCATTTAAATATCTTAAACGATCAACATTAATATCTAATATTGTTACCAAGGCTCCCATTCCTGCAGCCATTTTAGCCGCTTGAGTTCCTACAACACCACCACCAAGAATTAATATTTTTCCTGGGCGTACTCCTGGAACTCCTCCTAATAAAATACCTTTTCCTTGTACTGGTTTTTCTAAATATTTTGCTCCTTGTTGGATAGCCATTCTACCAGCAACTTCAGACATTGGAGTTAATAATGGTAATGATCTATTTGGTCCTTCAACAGTTTCATAAGCAATACAAACTGACTTACTAGCAATCATTGCTTCTGTTAGTTTTTCACTAGATGCAAAATGGAAATAGGTAAATAAAATTTGTCCTTCTTTCGCTAAAGAATATTCTTCTTCAATTGGTTCTTTAACTTTTACAATCATATCTGCAATAGCATAAACCTCTTCAATAGTTGATAATATAGTTGCTCCAGCATCTATATACTTTTCATCAGGAAAACCACTGTTAGTTCCTGCATCTGACTGAACATAAACAGTATGATTTCTCTTTGTTAGTTCAAAAACTCCTCCTGGAGTTAAAGCAACACGATTTTCGTTGTTTTTGATTTCCTTTGGTAGACCTACAATCATTATTTCTGTTTTAAGAATGTGTAAAAATAAATCAAAAAAAAGGATTTTTTTTCAGTAAATTGAAAAAAAATCCCTTAATCTTATATATTTAACATTTTATTTATTCGTAAACCTTATTTTATAACTTAACAATAAGGCTACCAACCCTGCTGTTAATAAATTTGCTAAAATAATAGCAGCACTATTTATATAAATACCATAAACCAACCATAATAAAACTCCTGATAACATTACTAAATACATAGGTAATGAAAGACTCTCAACATCTTTGGTCTTTTTTGTTTTTACTACTTGTGGTATAAATGCTGATGTAGTTAATACTGCAGCGATTAATCCTATAATTTCAATATTCATTTCATTCAATTTTATAGATGCAATTTCCTGCACTAATTATGATGCAAATATCTATCGAGAAGTAATCATAAAAATCATTATAATTGACTTTTTTATATAGCAAATTAACCCAAAAACAATTAATTAACATTGAATTAATCAATATGTAACACTTTGAATAAAACTTTATCAATTATTTACTAAATCGGTTGTAGAAAAACCATTCTTTAGAAAATTATATAATGAATTATGTAATGAATATTTACTTTTACTGAAAAGTAAATAAAAACTACTCATAAACTATGACCTAATATAAAATAAACGTCATTCTGAACTTGCATGTGCTACACTAGATTCAGTATTTCAGAATCGCATAGTGTTGCTTAAAAAATACTAAAATGAATATAGAATGAGATCCTGAAATAAATTCAGGGTGACGTTTATTTAAAACTACCCTACAATATTCACAATCTTTCCTGGAACGACAATCACCTTTTTAGGTGTTCTTCCTTGTAACTGCTCTTGAGTTTTTTCGTGAGCCATTACAGTTTTCTCAATATCTTCTTTACTCATATCTAATGGTAACTCTAACGTAAAGCGCATTTTACCATTGAATGATATTGGATAATTCTTCGAACTCTCTACCAAATGTTTTGGTTCAAATACTGGAAACTCAGCCGTTGAGATAGATGTTTTATGACCCAATTTACTCCATAATTCTTCTGCAATATGAGGTGCATAAGGTGATATTAAAACAATTAAAGGTTCTAAGATTTCACGCTTGTTACATTTAAATCCTTGCAATTCATTTACAGCAATCATAAACGAACTTACTGATGTGTTGAATGAGAAGTTTGTAATATCGTCATCTACCTTTTTAATGGTTTTATGCAATGTTTTTAAAGCAGCCCCATCCGACTTCCCCAAAGGAGAAGAGTCCACATAAAATGCTCCATCCTCTCCGCTATGATATAATTTCCATAATTTCTTTAAGAAAGAATAAGAACCAGAAATACCTGCTGTATTCCAAGGTTTTGATTGCTCAAGAGGTCCTAAAAACATTTCAAACAAACGTAAACTATCTGCTCCGTATTCTTCACAAATGTTATCTGGATTTACAACATTGTATTTAGACTTAGACATTTTTTCTACCTCACGACCACAAATGTATTTTCCTTCTTTATTTTTAATAAATATTAAATCCGAAAATTCTTCTCTCCAATTCTTAAAAGCATCAATATCTAATTCATCCGATGAGTTTACAAAAGACACATCTACATGCATTGGAACTAAAGCTGTCATTTCTAGATTCCATTCTACATCTGGATTTCCTGAATCTCTATATTTTTTAAGTTCACTTTCAACAATTTCCATTATTACTTCATCATAATCACCCTTAATTGCTTTCTCATATGAAACTTTTGGAATAACAAACCTTTGAGGAAAATGCTCTTTAATACTTCTTAAGTTTTTAATTCCAACCCCAAAACCATATACAAAAGCACTCGTACCAGTTATCATTCCTTGATTAATCAGTTTTTTTGCAAACTCATCAACAGGAACAAGATCTAAATCAAATAAGAATTTTTGCCAAAAACGTGCGTATAACAAATGTCCTGTTGCATGCTCGCTACCACCAATATATAAATCAACATCTTGCCAATAATCCAACGCTTTTTTACTTGCAAATTTCTTTGAATTTGTTGGGTCCATGTATCTGTTAAAATACCATGAACTTCCCGCCCATCCAGGCATTGTGTTCAATTCCATTGGGTAAATTTCAGGATGCGATTCCGAATCAAGTTCGGAATGACGTCCGTCTTCGTCATGCTGAACTTGTTTCAGCATCTCATTCGAAACTATTTTATTATTTCTAGCATCCCAAGCCCAAACCTCAGCGTTTCCTAATGGTGGTTTCCCATCAGAAGTTGGTAAATATTTCTCCACTTCCGGCAATACAATTGGCAAGTGTTTTACATCAATCATTTGCGGCATTCCATCTTTATAATACACTGGAAATGGTTCTCCCCAATAACGTTGACGGCTAAACACAGCATCACGTAAACGGTAATTAATTTTACCGTAACCAATTCCTCGTTTTTCTAGCTCATAAATGATGGTTTTCATCCCTTTCTTGTAATTCAATCCATTCAAGAAATCAGAATTAGCCAATATTGTTTTTTCTTTATCTGCAAATGCTTCTTCAGAAATATCAACTCCTTCAAAAATATTAGGAATCTCAATTCCGAAATGTTTAGCAAAAGCATAATCACGTTCATCTCCACAAGGAACCGCCATTACAGCGCCTGTTCCGTAACTTGCAAGAACGTAATCTCCTATCCAAATCTGTACTTTTTCACCTGTAAAAGGATGCGTTGCATATGCACCAGTAAAGACACCTGAAATGGTTTTTACATCTGCCATACGTTCGCGTTCGCTACGTTTAGCAGTTGCTTTTATATAGGCTTCAACTGCTGATTTTTGTTCATCAGTCACAATTTTAGAAACCAACTCATGCTCTGGAGCCAATGTCATAAAACTTACTCCAAAAACTGTATCAGGACGTGTTGTAAAAACCTGAATCTCATGTTCTGTTTCAGTTAAAACTTCCTTCTTTGCTTCTTTCTTTGCTTTTCCAACTGTAGGGAATTGCATTACATTATTAATCTTTCCAACTACTGCATCAACATTTTCAATAATTTCATCATTAGAAACATAAACAACACTAAATCCTTCTTTTTCGAAGAAATCTGCTCTTACTTGCTCGTCTTGTTTAGCAACAAACTCTACAACGGTATTTTTTGCAAAACAAACAAAATCTGCCATGTAATTACCCAAAGTATATTTCTGTCTAAACTTTGCTGCTCCTTTTTTTGCTTTTAATTTTCCCCACAATAATTCTTCTGCCTTCGAAAGATTCAAACGCATTTCTTTGATATTTTCAACCTCTTTATAAGATAGATTTACATCTCTGCTTCCTTTCTCAATGTTTGAAATTTTTACCTTGAATTTTACCATCGCTCCTTGAGAACGACCTATCCAATTGGTTTGAGAATCTTTTAATGGTTGTGGCCAATCTATTTTTTCTAACCCATCTAACAACCGTTGTGCATATGCAGAAATTCGCATGGACCATTGCATCATTTTTTTACGAACCACAGGGTGACCTCCACGCTCAGAAACTCCATTTACAATTTCATCATTTGCTAATACGGTTCCCAATTCTGGACACCAGTTCACTTCCGTTTCCGATAAGTATGTTAATCTGTATTTTGCTAAAATTTGTTCTTGTTCTTTTGCAGAATAAGCCTTCCATTCTTTTGCTGTAAAAACTGGAATTTCATCATCACATACAGCATTTACTTCAGCATTTCCACTTTTCTTGAATGTCGCAATAAGAGTCTTGATATCTTCTGCTTTATCAGTATCTTTATTGTACCAAGCATTGAATAACTTGGTAAAAATCCACTGTGTCCATTTATAATATTCTGGACTTGAAGTTCGTACTTCACGAGACCAATCAAAAGAAAAACCAATTCTATCTAGTTGACGACGATACGTTTTAATATTTTCTTCAGTAGTTTTTGCCGGATGTTGTCCTGTTTGAATAGCATATTGCTCAGCAGGTAATCCAAAAGAATCATATCCTTGTGGATGTAATACGTTAAATCCTTTATGACGCTTGTAACGTGCATAAATATCAGATGCGATATATCCAAGTGGATGCCCAACGTGTAATCCTGCTCCTGATGGGTACGGAAACATATCCAAAACATAAAATTTTGGTTTGTCGGACGTGTTTGAGGCTTTAAAGGTTTTCTTTTTATCCCAATATTTTTGCCATTTGGCTTCTATCTCTCTGTGATTGTAACTCATTTTTTCTTACTTCTTAAAGTCGGCAAAGTTACGGTTTAAATTGGTAAGAATAAAGTGTTATTTGTGTTGTCTTTTTTCAGTATTTGTCATTTCTACAATAGAAGAAATCACATAGATATTTATATATAAACTAAAAACCACATGATTAGTATGTATTGCGTGATTTCTCCTCCTACGTCGTTCGAAATGACCAAAGCGAAATCCAAAAACAAATAGATCCTTAAATAATTAAACTCAATAGTCATTTCTACTTTAGGAGAAATCTCATCGCAATGATTTTCTACTAAATGCTATATAATAACTATGTGATTTCTCCTCCTACGTCGTTCGAAATGACCAAAGCGAAATCCAAAAACAAATAGATCCTTAAATAATTAAACTCAATAGTCATTTCGACCTTAGGAGAAATCGCATCGCAATGATTTTCTACTAAATGCTATATAATAACTACGTGATTTCTCCTCCTACGTCGTTCGAAATGACCAAAGCGAAATCCAAAAACAAAATAGAATCTTAAATAATTAAACTCTAAAGTCATTTCGACTTTAGGAGAAATCTCATCGCAATGATTTTCTACTAAATACTATATAATAACTACGTGATTTCTACTCCTACGTCGTTCGAAATGACCAAAGCGAAATCCAAAAACAAAATAGAATCTCAAATAATTAAACTCAATAGTCATTTCGACCTTAGGAGAAATCGCATCGCAATGATTTTCTACTAAATACTATATAATAACTACGTGATTTCCCCTCCTACGTCGTTCGAAATGACTAAACTGAAATCTAAAAAACAAATAGATCCTTAAATAATTAAACTCAATAGTCATTTCGACCTTAGGAGAAATCTCATCGCAATGATTTTCTACTAAATGCTATATAATAACTACGTGATTTCCCCTCCTACGTCGTTCGAAATGACTAAACTGAAATCTAAAAAACAAATAGATCCTTAAATAATTAAACTCAATAGTCATTTCGACCTTAGGAGAAATCTCATCGCAATGATTTTCTACTAAATGCTATATAATAACTATGTGATTTCTCCTCCTTCGTCGTTCGAAATGACCAAAGCGAAATCCAAAAACAAATAGAATCTCAAATAATTAAACTCAATAGTCATTTCGACCTTAGGAGAAATCGCATCGCAATGATTTTCTACTAAATGCTATATAATAACTATGTGATTTCTCCTCCTTCGTCGTTCGAAATGACCAAAGCGAAATCCAAAAACAAATAGAATCTCAAATAATTAAACTCAATAGTCATTTCGACCTTAGGAGAAATCGCATCGCAATGATTTTCTACTAAATGCTATATAATAACTATGTGATTTCTCCTCCTCCGTCGTTCGAAATGACAAAAAAACTGATTATAATGGTAAGAATACAAGGCTATTTAAATTAAAACTTTTTAAAGAAATGAGGGATTCTAATGATTTTTTTAAGTAATTATTTTTATTAAATTTACGTATGCTTCACAATTACTTTGTTTATATCGTCACAAATCAATACAGAACAACGGTATACATTGGAGTAACAAATAATATTCAAAGAAGACTTTCTGAGCATTATTTTGATAGTCAAAACTCAAAAAAATCTTTTGCAGGAAAGTACAATTGTTTTTATTTAATCTATTATGAAGGGTTTGAAAATATTGAATCAGCAATTACAAGAGAGAAACAATTGAAAAAGTGGAGAAGAGAAAAAAAGAATAATTTAATTAATAGATTTAATCCTAAATGGGAATCTTTAAATAATCAAATCATTTAAGTCATTTCGACCTTAGGAGAAATCTTATCGTAATAATCTTCTACTAAATGCTATATAATAACTATGTGATTTCTCCTCCTTCGTCGTTCGAAATGACGAAACTGAAATCTAAAAAACAAATAGATCCTTAAATAATTAAACTCAATAGTCATTTCGACCTTAGGAGAAATCTTATTAAAATAATTCTCTTTTAAATGTTATATAATAACTACGTGATTTCTACTCCTACGTCGTTCGAAATGACCAAAGCGAAATCCAAAAACAAAATAGAATCTCAAATAATTAAACTCAATAGTCATTTCGACTTTAGGAGAAATCTCATAAAAGCACTTAATTCGTTGAAGTTTTTACGTGAAAACGTTATGGGATTTCTCCTCCTACGTCGTTCGAAATGACTAAACTGAAATCTAAAAAACAAATAGAATCTTAAATAATTAAACTCTAAAGTCATTTCGACTTTAGGAGAAATCTCATCGCAATGATTTTCTACTAAATACTATATAATAACTACGTGATTTCTACTCCTACGTCGTTCGAAATGACGAAACTAAATTCTTTTAAAACAATTCCTCTGCGGCATCTTCATCTAAAAACCAAATCAAATTTTCTGATTTAGGCGCAACTAGTGATGCTGGATATAGTTCTGCTATTTTATCTAAATTGATAATCTCTCTAACTTTTTCGGCTTTTGTAGCACCAGTTACTAGAAAGGCAACGTTCTTAGCATTATTAATTATTTTTCCAGTGATAGAAACACGTTTTTGTCCCGAATCAGGATGTATAGCAACTACACAATTCTCATCAGCGTCCCATAATTCAATATTATAAGGAAAAATAGAGGCTGTATGACCATCATCACCCATTCCTAAAATTACCAAATCAAATTGTGGAACATCATCGACTATTGGCAACTGATTTGCTAATACTTTTGAATAACGAATCGCTTCAGTTTCTGGATCATTTTCTCCTTTAATTCTAAAAATATTTTCTTCAGGAATTGAGATTTTTGACAACAAATGGTCTACAGTCATTTTAAAATTGCTTTCATTATCAGTTGGTGGAACTAGTCGTTCATCTCCCCAATAAAAATAAACTTTAGACCAATCTATCTTATTTTTATAATTTTCAGAAATTACATCAAATATTACTTTTGGAGTACTTCCTCCCGATAAAGCAATATGAAGTTTGTCGTTTTGACTTATTAAGTCAATTAAATATTGAGCAAAATTCTCTGCAACTTCTTTTTTATTTTTAAATGTTTTTAACTCCATTTTTATTTTTTTTTAAACACACAATACGAAGGTTCATCAGCCAAGTTCTCACATGGGTTTCTCCACATTTCAATACCATCAATTAAATCATCAGCGTTTTTTGGCCCCCAAACTCCTGCAGAATATCCATGAGTAATTGCTGTTTTACTAGTTGCCCAATAATTTAAAATCGGATCTACAAATTTCCACGATGCTTCTACTTCATCTGCTCTTGCGTATAGTGTTGCATCTCCTTGCATTGCATCTAACAACAACCTTTCATAAGCATCCATGATATCTCCATCGTCTAAACTTGAATAATAAAAATCCATATTTGCAGACTCTACATTAAATCCTTGACCAGGAACTTTCACCCCAAACTTCATTAATATTCCTTCATCTGGCTGAATTCGTATAATTAACTTATTGTCATTATCGTATACACCTTGTTCGTTAAAAATTTGATGATGTGGAGATTTAAAATGAATTACTACTTCAGTAACTTTTGTCGGCATTCTTTTAGCAGTTCTTACATAAAAAGGAACATCTTTCCAACGCCAGTTATCAATAAAGAATTTTATTGCTGCAAATGTTTCTGTTGTCGAATCAGCAGCAACACCTTCTTCTTCTCTATATCCTTTCACTTTATTTCCACCAATAACAGCAGATAAATATTGCCCTTTAATTGTATTTTCAAAAAGAGTTTTTTCATCATTCATTATTCTTAAGGACTGAAGTGCTTTTACTTTTTCATTTCTTATTTCTTCTGGACTATCATTAATTGGTGGCTCCATAGCAATGATAGAAACTATTTGCATCAAATGATTTTGAAACATATCTCTTAAAGCACCAGACTTGTCATAATAACCTCCTCTTCCCTCTACACCAACACTTTCTGCATTTGTTATTTCAATATGACGGATATAATTTCTATTCCATAAAGGTTCGAAAATCGAATTAGAAAAACGTGTTACAAGTATATTTTGAACTGTTTCTTTACCTAAATAATGATCTATTCTGAATATTTGAGTTTCTTTGAAATATTTTTGTAAACCAACATTTAATTCTTTGGCTGTTTCTAAACTATATCCAAATGGCTTTTCAACTATCAGTCTTTTCCAACCATTAGATTCATCATTTAATTTTTGATCTGCTAAATTTTTAGCAACCACTTCATATATACTTGGTGGAATAGAAAGATAGAATATATAGTTTCTATTGATTTTAAATTTCGTGTCAAGCCCAGCAATTCTATTACTTAATTTTTCAAAATCGGTATCGTAACTATCTCCCAAATCTTCATAAAAAAGCATATTTGCAAAACTTTCTACTTTTTCTTTTCCATCTTTTTCTATTCTTTCTTTTAAAAAGTCGCTACTGTAAACTACTTTTTCTCTAAAAGCCTCATCGCTCAGATTACTCCTACTAACTCCTAGTACTACAAAGTTTTCTGGTAAAAAATTTCCTGTATATAAATCGTATAAAGCAGGAATTAATTTTCTTACCGTTAAATCTCCAGAGGCACCAAAAATTATGAGCATTTGATTATCAAGATTGTTCATTTCGTAAATTATTAGTTGTATTTTTATTAATTATGTTGTCAAGTTAGGTTATGATACAAAGAATAATCTAAATTTTTGTATTAATTTTGAACTCGTGTTGTAGCGTACGAAGATACATGTTATTTTCTTTTATTTCTGCAACTAATTAATCAATAACTACAACAATTTTAACTGTAAAATATGAGCCAAAAAAATTATGACTTCGGATTGGTAGGTCTTGGAGTAATGGGACGTAACTTTATTTTGAATGTAGCAGACAATAATTTTTCTGCTTTTGGTCACGACTTAGATGAAGAAAAAGTAAATTCTTTAATTCAAGAAGGTGGAGATACATCAAGGGTGTATGCCTCGACAGATGCAAAAACTTTTGTAAATGCATTGAGTTCACCAAGAAAAATAATGTTATTAGTTCCGGCTGGAAAAGTTGTAGATATTGTTATTGAAGGATTACTCCCAATGTTAGATAAAGGAGATATAATTATCGATGGAGGAAATTCATTCTATACGGATACAGATCGACGTGAGGCATATTTAAAAGAAAAAGGAATTCACTTTTTTGGCTCAGGTGTTTCTGGAGGCGCAAAAGGAGCAAGAAAGGGGCCAAGTATCATGCCTGGAGGTGATCGAGAAGCTTACAAAGAAGTTAAACCTATTTTCGAAGCAGTTTCTGCAAAATTTAAAGGAGAGCCTTGCGTTGCATATCTTGGAAATAAATCTGCAGGAAACTATGTGAAAATGGTTCACAATGGTATTGAATATGGAATGATGCAATTAACATCTGAGATATATGATTTACTTAAAAAAGCAGGAGGATTATCAAACGAAGAATTACATAATGTTTATACAGAATGGAATAACGGTCGCTTACAATCTTTCTTAGTTCAAATTACTTCAGAAATATTCGCTCAAAAAGACGATAAAACTGACGGAATGTTAGTTGATAAAATCTTAGATAAAGCCAAACAAAAAGGTACTGGGAAATGGACATCACAAAACGCAATGGATCTTGGAATTCCTGTTCCAACTATTGATATTGCGGTAAGTATGCGTGAAATATCTGCATTGAAAGAAGAGAGAATTCAAGCAGATGCTTTATACGGAAGACCTACTCCAGCACCAATTGATAAAAATGAACTGATTAAAATGGCAGAAGAAGCATTGTATTTCGCTTTTATTA contains:
- a CDS encoding SemiSWEET transporter; protein product: MNIEIIGLIAAVLTTSAFIPQVVKTKKTKDVESLSLPMYLVMLSGVLLWLVYGIYINSAAIILANLLTAGLVALLLSYKIRFTNK
- a CDS encoding sensor histidine kinase — protein: MNRTKLSLQNRVFLSMVALIIIASILIAIVTIIQYHEQAEEYNTGRLERKETAIRNHITVELNNTTYEIVPSKLRYIFLYQNKIFDISRIHNLEIEIYDLDGNFSISSNRDFTNDTVVRKIDKNILDILANTTDHRYVKREKKDDKEYQSSYTYIVNHNYRPIGILHLPYLEDSSDQDRELSEFLSRLALGFLLIFIVGMVLAYFISSYITRSIKTVSDKMSETRLLKRNEKISLKDASKEIYSLVESYNSMVDDLEESAVKLAQSEREEAWREMAKQVAHEIKNPLTPMRLTVQMFERKFDPEDPMITHKLKEFSKTMIQQIDVMSSIASAFSDFAKMPTQKREKINVVDVVKLATEIFTEPYISFDSEGKNIVANLDKMQITRVVTNLIKNSIQAMVDIDNPSVKVTVLDKGNDVVISVSDNGKGISDELKNKVFEPKFTTKTSGMGLGLPMVKNIIEAYGGVISFISDEDSGTVFTITLPKK
- the ald gene encoding alanine dehydrogenase → MIVGLPKEIKNNENRVALTPGGVFELTKRNHTVYVQSDAGTNSGFPDEKYIDAGATILSTIEEVYAIADMIVKVKEPIEEEYSLAKEGQILFTYFHFASSEKLTEAMIASKSVCIAYETVEGPNRSLPLLTPMSEVAGRMAIQQGAKYLEKPVQGKGILLGGVPGVRPGKILILGGGVVGTQAAKMAAGMGALVTILDINVDRLRYLNDILPNNVITEFSNEYNIREHIKTADLIVGGVLIPGAKAPNLITRDMLKDMQSGTVLVDVAVDQGGCIETTKPTTHENPTYIIDEVVHYCVANMPGAVPYTSTIALTNVTLPYVLQIANKGWERACDENKGLSKGVNIVNGEIILKEISEAFAV
- a CDS encoding SemiSWEET family sugar transporter — protein: MIPNIEILGLVAATLTTASFIPQVLKAWKTKSVENISLTMYLILLLGIILWFIYGIYVNSISVALANLVTAILVTLVIYFKLKYTNKQ
- the pgl gene encoding 6-phosphogluconolactonase; translation: MELKTFKNKKEVAENFAQYLIDLISQNDKLHIALSGGSTPKVIFDVISENYKNKIDWSKVYFYWGDERLVPPTDNESNFKMTVDHLLSKISIPEENIFRIKGENDPETEAIRYSKVLANQLPIVDDVPQFDLVILGMGDDGHTASIFPYNIELWDADENCVVAIHPDSGQKRVSITGKIINNAKNVAFLVTGATKAEKVREIINLDKIAELYPASLVAPKSENLIWFLDEDAAEELF
- a CDS encoding class I tRNA ligase family protein; its protein translation is MSYNHREIEAKWQKYWDKKKTFKASNTSDKPKFYVLDMFPYPSGAGLHVGHPLGYIASDIYARYKRHKGFNVLHPQGYDSFGLPAEQYAIQTGQHPAKTTEENIKTYRRQLDRIGFSFDWSREVRTSSPEYYKWTQWIFTKLFNAWYNKDTDKAEDIKTLIATFKKSGNAEVNAVCDDEIPVFTAKEWKAYSAKEQEQILAKYRLTYLSETEVNWCPELGTVLANDEIVNGVSERGGHPVVRKKMMQWSMRISAYAQRLLDGLEKIDWPQPLKDSQTNWIGRSQGAMVKFKVKISNIEKGSRDVNLSYKEVENIKEMRLNLSKAEELLWGKLKAKKGAAKFRQKYTLGNYMADFVCFAKNTVVEFVAKQDEQVRADFFEKEGFSVVYVSNDEIIENVDAVVGKINNVMQFPTVGKAKKEAKKEVLTETEHEIQVFTTRPDTVFGVSFMTLAPEHELVSKIVTDEQKSAVEAYIKATAKRSERERMADVKTISGVFTGAYATHPFTGEKVQIWIGDYVLASYGTGAVMAVPCGDERDYAFAKHFGIEIPNIFEGVDISEEAFADKEKTILANSDFLNGLNYKKGMKTIIYELEKRGIGYGKINYRLRDAVFSRQRYWGEPFPVYYKDGMPQMIDVKHLPIVLPEVEKYLPTSDGKPPLGNAEVWAWDARNNKIVSNEMLKQVQHDEDGRHSELDSESHPEIYPMELNTMPGWAGSSWYFNRYMDPTNSKKFASKKALDYWQDVDLYIGGSEHATGHLLYARFWQKFLFDLDLVPVDEFAKKLINQGMITGTSAFVYGFGVGIKNLRSIKEHFPQRFVIPKVSYEKAIKGDYDEVIMEIVESELKKYRDSGNPDVEWNLEMTALVPMHVDVSFVNSSDELDIDAFKNWREEFSDLIFIKNKEGKYICGREVEKMSKSKYNVVNPDNICEEYGADSLRLFEMFLGPLEQSKPWNTAGISGSYSFLKKLWKLYHSGEDGAFYVDSSPLGKSDGAALKTLHKTIKKVDDDITNFSFNTSVSSFMIAVNELQGFKCNKREILEPLIVLISPYAPHIAEELWSKLGHKTSISTAEFPVFEPKHLVESSKNYPISFNGKMRFTLELPLDMSKEDIEKTVMAHEKTQEQLQGRTPKKVIVVPGKIVNIVG
- a CDS encoding GIY-YIG nuclease family protein — encoded protein: MLHNYFVYIVTNQYRTTVYIGVTNNIQRRLSEHYFDSQNSKKSFAGKYNCFYLIYYEGFENIESAITREKQLKKWRREKKNNLINRFNPKWESLNNQII